GAAGCCTTTGGGTATCGGGTTGAAGAACACCTTGTGCGAACTCAAGACAACTTTATACTATGTCTACATAGAATTACACATCCTAAGCAAAGCCAACATAAGCGTGAAGTAGTTTATTGTCACCATGGGCTCATGACAAATTCTGAATTATGGGTTGCAGTTAATGAATCCGAGAGAAGTcttccttttgttttaattgaatCTGGATATGATGTTTGGGTAAGTTATTTGCTTGCCAGATCAAGACTCTATCCCGAGCTATTGTTGAAGACGCGTAAAGAAAAGCTATTGATTTAACAAATATGAGAAGGGCAAATGTTTACATTAGATTTTCGTAGGATATATTTGGCGTTGACTAACAATACATTTAGTTGGGCAACAATCGAGGAAACAAGTATAGCAGGAAACACATTACTTACAAACCGAAGGACGAAGAATTTTGGAACTTCTCGTTAGATGATATGGCCATGTTTGATATTCCCGATACTGTTGATTACATCTTGAGGGAAACAGGAAGAGAAAAACTAAACTATATTGGCTTTTCTCAAGGAACTGCTCAAGCAATGGCTGCACTTAGCATTAATCCGGATTTGAATGACaaagtaaatattttcatagGGTTAGCGCCTGCTTATGCTCCCAAAGGCTTTTCAAATTACTTCGTTGACTATATTGTCAAAGTtaatccaaaaattatGTATCATCTTTTTGGGCGCCGTTGTCTTTTACCTTCAGTCACTTTTTGGCAAAATATATGTTgtatgtttcttttttttaaatttcaactTCATCTGCTTACTCTACAGATCCcccaatttttgtaaaaattgtCGATGTATCccttaaaattttattcaacTGGGACCTATCCAACATTTCTCttaatcaaaaactttGCGGTTATGCACATCTTTACTCTTTTTCAAGTGTAAAGAGTGTTGTTCACTGGCTTCAGATTATAAAAAACTGTACTTTCCAGCTTTATGAC
This region of Schizosaccharomyces pombe strain 972h- genome assembly, chromosome: II genomic DNA includes:
- a CDS encoding triglyceride lipase-cholesterol esterase, which gives rise to MSGFNKNQIYWGDYVGVIAAFVGVYTELVARIFIYMIPERVREWFRVRIIVLYHYYISSKTTDGMTDAVQKCRNIYEICEAFGYRVEEHLVRTQDNFILCLHRITHPKQSQHKREVVYCHHGLMTNSELWVAVNESERSLPFVLIESGYDVWLGNNRGNKYSRKHITYKPKDEEFWNFSLDDMAMFDIPDTVDYILRETGREKLNYIGFSQGTAQAMAALSINPDLNDKVNIFIGLAPAYAPKGFSNYFVDYIVKVNPKIMYHLFGRRCLLPSVTFWQNICYPPIFVKIVDVSLKILFNWDLSNISLNQKLCGYAHLYSFSSVKSVVHWLQIIKNCTFQLYDDDMALLAGYGSRHYQVPLFPTNNIKCPMLILWGGKDTLINMEVMRTALPPHAKEVSIAHYEHLDFLWGQDVKEEVFPVVIDALKHHSLGKAKHFVKQNGFH